The DNA region TTTTCGTCAGGGGTCAAACAAAGCTCACTCACGGCCAACGGCAAAAACACCATGCCCGCGATGTTCAGTCCGGCTTTTTCCACGCAACGGAGCAGATTGTGGATCAGGGTCTTCGCTCCCGTCACGATGATGGCATCCACCTCGAGACGGACGCCGATCATGCCGTGCGGGTCACGAATGTCATCCAATCCGTCCACGATGAACTGTTTCGGAACCACCTCGATGATGGCCCGCTCCGGAGGAAGAGGGATGACCCTTGCCGCCTGCAATACCCGGTCAATGTCGGTGATGCTGATCTCACGGTCTTCACTCGATACCGCGACCACTCCATGGCTGGACTGCAGGGAAACATGGTGACCGGAAACTCCTACATACACCTCAGAAATTTCTATACCAACCATGCGCTCGGCATGGTCCACCGCTTCCCGAATCGAATGAACCGCCTGATCAATATTGATGATGGCTCCCTTTTTCATTCCCTGGGATTCCGCCGTTCCAACACCCACGATGTGCGTCGAGCCGTCCGGGTTGATTTCGGCGACGATGACACGCGTTTGCGATGAACCGAGATCCAATGTAATGATGTAGTCTTCATTGCTCAATCCTGGGCACCTCCTTGCCCGAATGTCGACCACTGGTATCGGGTGGATGATGGGGAATGGGAGGAAATGCTTTTAAAACCAATTCAACAGACGGAAGGGGAACACCTTTTGAACTTGTCATTTTTCTTTGATCATTCATTCCTTCGCGGGGTGTTCGTTCCGCTCGTCGTCCTTCTCTTCCACTCCCGGGTCCGGCCCTTCGCGCGAATACCAGATGCTTTCCAACAGGTATACCGTTCCCGGTTCATGTCCGTAAAAAGCCGGATAATACACCATTTTGCGGTCCAGGTCCCCGGCCCTGACAATCACGTTGTGGTTCCTTGCGGTGCGAATGAGAACCTGATCCGGTCTTCCGGGAGCCGGAGACACCGTTTTGATCTCGGCGCGAATCGCCTCCGGCAGGGCGGCGAATCGGTTCACCGCTTCTTTCAGCAAATCGTCCGGCACGCTCCATCCTTCGAAGACGGGCTCGTTCACCGACGCGGTCCCGACCGTCCGATTCTGAAGGACGACTCCTCCTTCCAGCACGGGAACCAGCCGGTTTCCCGCCCGGAAAACGGCCATTCGCCGTTTTTCCTCCACGCGTATGTACAATCGGTTGGGAAATTCTTTGACCACCCGGGCTTCCTTGACTTCGGGCATCTCTTCAAGCCGCTTTTTCACCTCTTCCCCGCTGACCAGGAAAAACCAGTCACCGGGTTTGACTCCGATGCGGTTCAAGATGTCGGCCCGGGACAGCATCCGGTTTCCCGCCGTCTCGATGGTTTCCAGCTTGCTGAGCGGTGAGCGGAGAAACAGCACCATCAGGGTGCCGGCAAAAAAAAGAGTGATGAACAATAAGGCCCACGGGGAAGGGGGTCGCTTTTTCCCGACCCGGTTTTTCAAGGCGGGAACGCGTTCCTGCATGGGGAAAGACTCCTTTCCGTGTCCGCTCCCGCAAGACCGGGAGAGAGCGTAAAAAAGCAAATCTTTCCTATATATTACCACAAATTTTACGCTCTCACAGTCTCCAATGACAGAAAAAACAGCGGCACGAACCGTGCTACTGTTTTTTATTCTTGTATCATATGCTTTTTTTCACGAATGAATATTTCCCGACTCATCCGGCAATCCATCTTCTCCGATGACGAGAACTTCCGGTTCCAATCGAACCCCGTGTTTTTCTTCCACCGTTCGGATGATGTGCCGAATCAATCCCAAAATGTCCGCGGCGGTCGCCTGGCCCCGGTTGATGATGAAATTGGCATGGAGCTCCGACACCTCCGCGTCCCCGATCCGGAATCCCTTCAACCCGCTTTCCTGAATCAACCGTCCGGCATGGTCTCCCGGAGGATTGCGGAACACACTGCCGGCACAGGGGAATTGAAGCGGCTGCGTCAACCGGCGATACTCCTTGTACTTGGCCAGCTTGGCCCCGATCTCTTCCTTGTTTCCCGGTTCCAGTTCAAACACCGCTTCCGTGACGATGCCGCGCAATTCTTTTTGCAAAATGGAAGTCCGGTACCGAAACGCCAGCTGACGGTTGTCCAGGGTGACCCATTCCCCCGATTCAAGGAGCACGGTCGCATTGCGGAGAACGCGGGAGATTTCGGAACCGTGGGCACCGGCGTTCATGTAGACCGCTCCTCCCACATTTCCGGGGATTCCGCCGGCAAACTCCAATCCGGAAAGACCTTTTTTGGCGGTGACGGATGCGAGCAGAATGGTGGAATACCCTCCTCCGACCGTCACGCGGGTCCCTTCGATCCGAAGGTGGTTGAAGCCTTCGTCCAGTTTGATCACCACCCCGCGGATTCCCCCGTCGCGAACGAGCAGGTTGGAGCCTCTTCCGATCACGGTCCAAGGGAGGCGATGTTCCCGAACGATCCTCATCGTCTCTTCCAGCTCGGCCCCGTTTTTGGGATAGACCAGAATGTCCGCCGGTCCGCCCACCTTCCATGTCGTGTGCCGGGAAAGGGGTTCTCGTTCCCTGACATCGGTCACTCCGCGTCTTTGAAGTTCTTCCACGATGTTCTTCATTGCGCTGCCTCCTCGCCGGATTGACTCCGCCACTCAGGAGTCCACCCTTTTTTTGGCGATCTTCTCCAACTCGGCCACGAGCACCTCGGCGGCCTGCGGACGCCCCAATCTTCGGGCCGCTTCACTCATGGCGTCATGCTCCTCGGGATTCTCAAGAAGCCGTTTCATTTCGTTCCACAACCGTTCCCCCGTACATTCACTTTCGAGGAGCATCTTGGACGCCCCTTGCTCTTCCAACCAACGGGCGTTGGCTTCCTGATGGTTGTTGGTGACGAACGGGGACGGAATCAGAATAGAGGGTAATCCGAGCGCTGTCAACTCGGCCAGGGTCGAAGCTCCCGCTCTTCCCACCACCAGCCAGGTGGCGGCAAGCACGTCCGGCAAGTTGTATATGAACGGAACGACGTCGAGATTGGGCGGTACATCCGTGATTCGCGACCGGATTTCCTCATAATGCGTTTCACCGGTCACATAGACGAAGTGCACCTTGGGCATTTCGGACATGCGGGGAATGATTTCGAGCACGGCCTCATTGATGGCCCGCGCGCCCCGGCTTCCGCCGATGAACAGGACAATCGGCTTGTGAGGGTCACGAATCCCGAGCGACTTCCGTCCGGCCGCACTGTTGGCCCGAGCCACTTCCGTGGCGCGGGGATTGCCGGTGAACACGATCCGGTTGGCTCTCCCCAAGTATTTCTGCGATTCTTCCAGACTGATGGCCACCACGTCCACAAAGCGTGAGAGAAATTTGGTGGTCATGCCGAGAACGACATTCTGTTCATGAATCAGCGTGGGGATTCCCAACCGATACGCCGCATAAACGGAAGGGCCGCTGACGTATCCGCCCGTTCCGACCACCACGTCCGGCCGGAATTCTCTCATCACTTCCTTGGCCCGGTCCACAGCCCTCAAAAACTTGCGGATGGTGTTTACATTCTGCCAAGAGATACTCCGTTTGAATCCTTGTATTTCTACTGTATAAAAATGAATGTTCCCTTCCTTGGGAACAATCCTGGATTCCAATCCTTTTTCCGTACCGATGTAGGCAATTTCCACTCCGGGGTATTTGCGCCTGACCGCTCTGGCAATCGACAGCGCAGGGTAGATGTGGCCGCCGCTTCCGCCTCCGGAAAGCAGAATCCGCTTCATCCCTAATTCTCCTCCGGTTTCAAATGGTTCTAATGTTCCACGTTTCTCGAGAGATTCAAGAGCACTCCCACCGCAGCCAGCGACAGGGTCAGCGAGGAGCCTCCGTAACTGAGAAATGGCAAGGTGATGCCGGTCACCGGAAACGCTCCGGACACCACGCCGATGTTGATGACCGATTGCAGCATGATCATCACGGTAATCCCGGCGGCGAGAAGCCCGGTAAACATGTCGGGAGAATGAATCGCCACCCGGAATCCGCGCCAGACGATCACGGCGAACAGAATGACGGTGCCGGCCGCTCCGAGATAGCCCAGCTCTTCCGCCAGGATGGAAAAGATGAAATCGGTGTGCGGTTCAGGCAAATACAAATGTTTTTGCCGGCTCATTCCGAGCCCCAGTCCGAGAAGCCCTCCCGGTCCGATGGCATACAACGACTGAATCAGCTGATATCCCGCACCGAGAGGATCTTGCCAGGGGTTGAGAAACGCGACAATTCTCTGGATTCGGTACGGAGCCGCCAGAATGAGCCCGACAAACCCGGCCGCTCCCAAGACCATCACGCCGCCCAGATGTTTCATTCTCGCTCCGGCCGCCAGAAGCAGAAACAGACCCGTTCCGACCAGCACCGCCCCCGTTCCGAGGTCCGGTTGCATCATGATCAGTCCGAAGGCCAGCACGGGGATGAGCAATCCCGGCAGGAATCCCTTCCTGAAATTTGTCAAGTCGTAATCGGGTCTGGAAAAGAGCTTGGCCAGAAACGCAATCACGGCCAGTTTCATGAATTCCGACGGTTGGATGCTGAACGCGCCGATCCCCAGCCAGCTCCTCGCTCCGTTTCGCATGATGCCCACACCCGGAATCAGCACGATGATGAGCAATACAAAACAGATGATCAGTGCTGCATCTGCATACCGGTAAAATTTGCGGGGATCGATGCCGGCAATCCAAAACATGGCCAACACGCCCAGCAAGGCAAACAGAAACTGGCGTTTGGCAAAATAGAAGGCATCGCCGTATTTGAACTGGGCAAATGCCGCACTGGCGCTGTAAACCATCACCACTCCGATGGAAAGGAGCAGGAAAATGGCGACGACGATCACATAATCGGGAGCGGCCGCGTTTCGCTTCATGGACGGTTCACCTCTTGAGAGTGGAGAAGGCTTTTCCTATATTTGAAGACTATGCACCGTCTCCTTGAATATGCTCCCCCTCTCTTCAAACGAGGCGTGCTGGTCCCAACTTGCGCAGGCGGGCGACAACAGAACCACGTCTCCGGGACGGGCCAACGTGCCCGCGATCCGTGCGGCCTCCCGGACGTCTTCCGTCACGTGAACCGGAATGCCCGCATCTTTTCCCCGTTCGGCAAGCATCTCCCGGGTCTGTCCGTACACGACCATGACCCGGACACGTTCCTTGATGACGGGAACCATCTCCCGGAAATCGATTCCCCGGTCCAATCCCCCGGCGATCCAGACGACCGGCTCTTCAAAGGATGTCAAGGCGCGGATCGCGGCTTGCGGATTGGTTGCCTTCGAGTCATTGTAAAATTTGATGCCGCTTCGTTCGGTGACAAATTCGAGCCGATGTTCCACTCCCCGGAAAGTGCGGAGAGCTTCCCGGATCGCGTCCTCCGGGCATCCCGCGGAAAGTGCGATCGCAACGGCGGCCAAGGCGTTTTCCAGATTGAACGGTCCCCGGAGAAGAACGTCCGAAACGGGCATGATCTCCCGCTCTCCCGTGGAATCCCGCCAAATGATCCGGCCGTCTCTTTCAAACGCGCCGCAATCCCGTTCGTCGGTCCGACCGAACCAGACAATCCGGCTGCGGACACTTTCCGCGATCTTTCTGCAGATCTCTGATCCCGCATTCAGGACCGCAATGTCTTCTTCCGATTGATTGGCGAAAATCCGTGCTTTGGACCGGACATAATCATCCATGGAGCCGTGGTAGTCAAGATGAGCGGGGAACACGTTGAGCAATGCGGCAATGCGGGGACGGAACGAATCGGTTCCTTTCAGTTGAAAGCTGCTGAGTTCCACCACCAACCACTCGTCGGGCCCGGCATCGGTGACCGCTTCGGTGAGTGCCCGTCCGATGTTTCCGGCCACCACCGGTTTCAATCCCCCGCGGCGGAGCATCTCTCCGACCAGAGTGGTTGTCGTCGTCTTTCCGTTGGAGCCGGTGATTCCGATCATGGGAGAGGAAGCCAGCCATCCTGCGATTTCCACTTCGGTGATCACCGGAATCCCCAGACGGAGCGCTTCCTGCACGGGCTTGGCGTGATACGGAATGCCCGGATTCTTGACGAGAAGATCCACTTCTTCCGACACCAGGCCGTCCGGATGACCGCCGAGGACCACCGGAATCCCAAGTTTCTCCAGTTCAGTCGCTTCCGGACATTCATCCCTTGTTTTTCGGTCGTTCACCACAACGCGGGCCCCGAGCCGGTGCAGCAGCCGGGCAGCCGCCGCACCGCTCCGGGCC from Staphylospora marina includes:
- a CDS encoding cell division protein FtsQ/DivIB — its product is MQERVPALKNRVGKKRPPSPWALLFITLFFAGTLMVLFLRSPLSKLETIETAGNRMLSRADILNRIGVKPGDWFFLVSGEEVKKRLEEMPEVKEARVVKEFPNRLYIRVEEKRRMAVFRAGNRLVPVLEGGVVLQNRTVGTASVNEPVFEGWSVPDDLLKEAVNRFAALPEAIRAEIKTVSPAPGRPDQVLIRTARNHNVIVRAGDLDRKMVYYPAFYGHEPGTVYLLESIWYSREGPDPGVEEKDDERNEHPAKE
- the murB gene encoding UDP-N-acetylmuramate dehydrogenase — protein: MKNIVEELQRRGVTDVREREPLSRHTTWKVGGPADILVYPKNGAELEETMRIVREHRLPWTVIGRGSNLLVRDGGIRGVVIKLDEGFNHLRIEGTRVTVGGGYSTILLASVTAKKGLSGLEFAGGIPGNVGGAVYMNAGAHGSEISRVLRNATVLLESGEWVTLDNRQLAFRYRTSILQKELRGIVTEAVFELEPGNKEEIGAKLAKYKEYRRLTQPLQFPCAGSVFRNPPGDHAGRLIQESGLKGFRIGDAEVSELHANFIINRGQATAADILGLIRHIIRTVEEKHGVRLEPEVLVIGEDGLPDESGNIHS
- the spoVE gene encoding stage V sporulation protein E, whose product is MKRNAAAPDYVIVVAIFLLLSIGVVMVYSASAAFAQFKYGDAFYFAKRQFLFALLGVLAMFWIAGIDPRKFYRYADAALIICFVLLIIVLIPGVGIMRNGARSWLGIGAFSIQPSEFMKLAVIAFLAKLFSRPDYDLTNFRKGFLPGLLIPVLAFGLIMMQPDLGTGAVLVGTGLFLLLAAGARMKHLGGVMVLGAAGFVGLILAAPYRIQRIVAFLNPWQDPLGAGYQLIQSLYAIGPGGLLGLGLGMSRQKHLYLPEPHTDFIFSILAEELGYLGAAGTVILFAVIVWRGFRVAIHSPDMFTGLLAAGITVMIMLQSVINIGVVSGAFPVTGITLPFLSYGGSSLTLSLAAVGVLLNLSRNVEH
- the murD gene encoding UDP-N-acetylmuramoyl-L-alanine--D-glutamate ligase; translated protein: MNLSNRSVVVLGMARSGAAAARLLHRLGARVVVNDRKTRDECPEATELEKLGIPVVLGGHPDGLVSEEVDLLVKNPGIPYHAKPVQEALRLGIPVITEVEIAGWLASSPMIGITGSNGKTTTTTLVGEMLRRGGLKPVVAGNIGRALTEAVTDAGPDEWLVVELSSFQLKGTDSFRPRIAALLNVFPAHLDYHGSMDDYVRSKARIFANQSEEDIAVLNAGSEICRKIAESVRSRIVWFGRTDERDCGAFERDGRIIWRDSTGEREIMPVSDVLLRGPFNLENALAAVAIALSAGCPEDAIREALRTFRGVEHRLEFVTERSGIKFYNDSKATNPQAAIRALTSFEEPVVWIAGGLDRGIDFREMVPVIKERVRVMVVYGQTREMLAERGKDAGIPVHVTEDVREAARIAGTLARPGDVVLLSPACASWDQHASFEERGSIFKETVHSLQI
- the murG gene encoding undecaprenyldiphospho-muramoylpentapeptide beta-N-acetylglucosaminyltransferase, which encodes MKRILLSGGGSGGHIYPALSIARAVRRKYPGVEIAYIGTEKGLESRIVPKEGNIHFYTVEIQGFKRSISWQNVNTIRKFLRAVDRAKEVMREFRPDVVVGTGGYVSGPSVYAAYRLGIPTLIHEQNVVLGMTTKFLSRFVDVVAISLEESQKYLGRANRIVFTGNPRATEVARANSAAGRKSLGIRDPHKPIVLFIGGSRGARAINEAVLEIIPRMSEMPKVHFVYVTGETHYEEIRSRITDVPPNLDVVPFIYNLPDVLAATWLVVGRAGASTLAELTALGLPSILIPSPFVTNNHQEANARWLEEQGASKMLLESECTGERLWNEMKRLLENPEEHDAMSEAARRLGRPQAAEVLVAELEKIAKKRVDS